A genomic segment from Drosophila miranda strain MSH22 chromosome 3, D.miranda_PacBio2.1, whole genome shotgun sequence encodes:
- the LOC108159573 gene encoding sarcosine dehydrogenase, mitochondrial, with the protein MWRHRILHQTSARKDIVLRPARALSHQRGSPTGTLPASADVVIIGGGSAGCHTLYHLARRGVRAVLLERAQLTAGTTWHTAGLLWRLRPNDVDIQLLANSRQMLQQLESETGLDPGWIQNGGLFIAHNETRLDEYRRLATVGSALGIENQILGPEETQKLFPLLDPSAFIGALYSPGDGVMDPAMLCAALKRAATNRGAEVIENCGVDDILLEQTSRGKKVVGVATPYGNIRTERVVNATGVWGRDLVAKHGSHLPLVPMKHAYIVSESIPGVRGLPNIRDHDYSTYFRIQGDAICMGGYEPNPILLDPVAKDFHFGLYELDWSVFETHVEGAQKLCPSYAKYGVKSTVCGPESFTPDHKPIMGPDPVLNGLYHNCGFNSAGMMFGGGCGEQTALWILNGQPDLPMFGFDLRRFTPEQGRATQWIREKSHESYVKNYSMVFKYDQPLAGRDFQKDPLHDQMILANAVMEEKQGWERPGYFLPSGANRAAVQPYDWYGSYGHSRNRDIVYEQVLEGDLQYGRFSEHHDLIKSEALACRNNAVVFNMSYFAKLLLEGPQAQQAADWLFSANTNRDPSKTVYTCALNAAGGVEADVTITRLSSGSGQIYDPKFSGQAYYIVAGGASAYYTYSTLQDEIRRQGFEASLKDLTADMGVISIQGPNSRQILQPLLDCELSDEKLPPNCTRLAKCNGIGLRLLRVSFVGELGYELHVPKADCVAVYKSLMAAGASRGLRNAGYRALYSLSSEKGYHLWSFDLRPDDTPLEAGLGFTCRKSGSEYRGKAAIERQRSEGVKKRLVYLTLQEEDVPIWGLEGVYRNGEPVGTLRRAEYAYALGKSLGQAYIERPDGHTIETDYVKSGQYELDILGKRYRADCHLRSPFDPTGQRVLGNYHQTTADAS; encoded by the exons ATGTGGCGCCATCGCATCTTGCATCAGACATCAGCCCGGAAGGATATCGTCCTCAGGCCCGCGCGAGCCCTCAGCCATCAGAGAGGATCACCGACGGGGACGCtgccagcatcggcggatgTGGTTATAATCGGTGGCGGGTCGGCAGGATGTCATACCCTGTATCATCTTGCGCGGCGTGGGGTGAGGGCAGTGCTTCTGGAGCGTGCGCAACTCACAGCCGGTACCACCTGGCACACTGCGGGCCTGCTCTGGCGTCTGCGCCCCAATGATGTCGATATCCAGCTGCTTGCCAACTCGCGCCAAATGCTCCAGCAACTGGAGTCGGAAACGGGCCTCGATCCTGGCTGGATACAGAACGGAGGCCTCTTCATCGCCCACAACGAGACGAGGCTGGACGAGTACCGGCGCCTGGCCACCGTGGGATCTGCTCTGGGCATTGAGAACCAGATCCTCGGTCCGGAGGAGACACAGAAGTTGTTCCCCCTCCTCGATCCCTCTGCTTTCATCGGCGCCCTCTACTCACCCGGCGATGGTGTCATGGATCCCGCCATGCTGTGTGCGGCCTTGAAGAGGGCGGCCACCAATCGGGGCGCAGAGGTGATCGAGAATTGCGGAGTCGATGACATTCTCCTGGAGCAGACATCGCGCGGCAAAAAGGTAGTCGGCGTGGCAACACCCTATGGCAACATACGAACGGAGAGAGTGGTAAATGCCACAGGAGTCTGGGGCAGGGATCTGGTGGCCAAGCACGGCTCCCACCTACCGCTGGTGCCTATGAAGCACGCCTACATCGTTTCCGAATCGATACCAGGAGTGCGTGGCCTGCCCAATATCCGGGACCACGACTACTCCACATACTTCCGCATCCAGGGCGATGCCATCTGCATGGGTGGCTATGAGCCCAACCCGATCCTGCTGGATCCGGTGGCAAAGGACTTTCACTTTGGCCTCTACGAGCtggactggtcggtgttcgaGACGCATGTTGAGGGTGCCCAGAAGCTGTGCCCCAGCTATGCCAAGTACGGCGTAAAGAGCACTGTCTGCGGCCCCGAGTCATTCACACCCGACCACAAGCCTATAATGGGACCCGATCCTGTCCTGAACGGACTTTATCACAACTGCGGCTTCAATTCGGCAGGCATGATGTTCGGCGGAGGCTGTGGTGAACAGACCGCCCTGTGGATCCTCAATGGACAGCCGGATCTGCCCATGTTTGGTTTTGATTTGCGTCGCTTCACACCCGAGCAGGGACGCGCCACCCAGTGGATACGGGAGAAGTCGCACGAGAGCTACGTGAAGAACTACAGCATGGTGTTCAAGTACGATCAGCCGCTGGCCGGCCGTGATTTCCAGAAGGATCCGCTCCACGACCAGATGATTCTGGCCAACGCCGTCATGGAGGAGAAGCAGGGCTGGGAGCGTCCCGGCTACTTCCTGCCCTCAGGAGCTAATAGAGCTGCCGTCCAGCCATACGACTGGTATGGCAGCTACGGACATTCCCGCAATCGGGACATCGTCTACGAGCAGGTCCTCGAAGGCGATCTCCAGTACGGTCGATTCTCAGAGCATCACGATCTG ATCAAGTCGGAAGCGTTGGCTTGCCGAAATAACGCGGTGGTCTTCAACATGAGCTATTTCGCCAAACTGCTGCTCGAGGGACCGCAGGCGCAACAGGCGGCGGACTGGCTCTTCTCCGCCAACACGAATCGTGACCCCAGCAA AACTGTCTACACCTGCGCCCTCAATGCAGCCGGCGGCGTGGAAGCGGACGTGACCATAACCCGTCTTTCTTCCGGTTCGGGCCAGATCTACGATCCAAAGTTTAGTGGTCAAGCATACTACATAGTGGCCGGCGGTGCATCGGCTTACTACACGTACAGCACACTGCAGGACGAGATTCGGAGGCAGGGATTCGAGGCCAGTCTCAAGGACCTAACTGCTGACATGGGCGTCATTTCGATTCAAGGCCCCAACAGTCGCCAGATCTTGCAGCCACTGCTGGACTGTGAACTCTCCGACGAGAAGCTGCCGCCAAACTGCACGCGGCTGGCCAAGTGCAATGGCATCGGCCTCCGCCTCCTGCGGGTCAGTTTCGTGGGAGAGCTTGGCTACGAACTGCACGTGCCCAAGGCCGATTGCGTCGCCGTCTACAAATCCCTTATGGCTGCTGGGGCATCTCGGGGTCTGCGCAACGCTGGCTACCGCGCTCTCTATTCCCTGAGCAGTGAAAAGGGCTACCATTTGTGGAGCTTCGATCTTCGCCCGGACGACACCCCGCTAGAGGCTGGTCTGGGCTTCACCTGTCGCAAGAGCGGCAGCGAATACCGTGGCAAGGCGGCCATCGAGCGGCAACGTTCCGAAGGGGTCAAGAAGCGCTTGGTCTATCTGACGCTGCAGGAGGAGGATGTTCCTATTTGGGGCCTTGAGGGAGTCTACCGCAATGGGGAGCCAGTGGGGACTCTGCGACGGGCAGAGTACGCCTATGCACTCGGCAAATCCCTGGGACAGGCCTACATCGAGCGACCAGATGGACACACCATTGAAACCGACTACGTGAAGAGCGGCCAATACGAATTAGACATTCTGGGCAAGCGATACCGGGCGGACTGTCACTTGCGCAGCCCATTCGATCCTACCGGACAACGGGTTCTCGGTAACTACCAccaaacgacggcagacgcaTCATAA
- the LOC108159576 gene encoding sodium-independent sulfate anion transporter isoform X2, producing MQDFIAGFTVGLTTIPQAIAYGVVAGLEPQYGLYSAFMGCFTYIVFGSCKDVTIATTAIMALMVNQYATISPDYAVLVCFLAGCIVLLLGLLNMGVLVRFISIPVITGFTMAAATTIGSAQINNIVGLSSPSNDLLPSWKNFFTHLPSIRKWDALLGVSSLIFLLFMKQVKDIKWGNRIFWKYLALSRNALAVIFGTFLAYILSRDGNQPFRVTGNITAGVPPFRLPPFSTTVDGEYVSFGEMISTVGASLGSIPLISILEIVAISKAFSKGKIVDASQEMVALGMCNIMGSFVLSMPVTGSFTRTAVNNASGVKTPLGGAVTGALVLMALAFLTQTFYYIPKCTLASIIIAAMISLVELHKIADMWKSKKKDLFPFLVTIITCMFWSLEYGILCGIAANMVYILYSSARPQVYVRLEKINGHEVSVVDVKQKLDYASAEYLKEKVVRFLNQQNGETSLVVIKGEEINSIDYTVAMNIVSLKEDLDALNCALICWKWNIASAGVVCRLKNDIRPIFKFDQTLEELVASHFDSPSNSASTVSIEA from the exons ATGCAGGACTTCATAGCAGGTTTCACCGTAGGACTCACAACTATACCTCAGGCCATTGCCTATGGGGTGGTGGCGGGCCTGGAGCCACAGTACGGTCTGTACTCGGCTTTCATGGGCTGCTTCACCTACATTGTTTTTGGTTCCTGCAAGGATGTCACAATCG CCACAACCGCCATTATGGCTCTGATGGTCAACCAGTATGCCACCATCAGTCCAGACTACGCTGTGCTAGTGTGCTTCCTGGCCGGTTGCATCGTGCTCCTCCTGGGCCTGCTCAACATGGGAGTGCTGGTGCGCTTTATATCGATACCAGTCATCACAGGCTTCACCATGGCGGCGGCCACCACCATCGGCAGTGCCCAAATTAACAATATAGTCGGCCTCAGCA GTCcatcaaacgatttgttgCCGTCCTGGAAAAATTTCTTCACCCACTTGCCTTCGATTAGAAAATGGGACGCCCTGCTGGGTGTGTCTTCCCTCATATTCCTGCTTTTCATGAAG CAAGTGAAGGACATCAAGTGGGGCAACCGTATATTCTGGAAGTACCTGGCCCTATCGCGCAACGCCTTGGCCGTGATCTTTGGCACGTTCCTTGCCTACATTCTTAGTCGCGATGGAAACCAGCCCTTCCGCGTCACTGGAAACATAACAGCGGGCGTGCCACCCTTTCGACTGCCGCCCTTCAGCACCACCGTCGATGGAGAGTACGTGTCCTTTGGCGAGATGATCAGTACAGTAGGCGCCTCTCTGGGCTCCATACCGCTGATATCGATTCTGGAAATCGTGGCTATATCCAAGGCATTTT CCAAGGGGAAAATAGTGGATGCATCGCAGGAGATGGTGGCCCTGGGCATGTGCAACATTATGGGTAGCTTCGTTCTCTCCATGCCAGTGACGGGCTCATTCACACGCACGGCAGTCAACAATGCCAGTGGAGTGAAGACGCCTCTTGGCGGAGCCGTCACGGGTGCTCTCGTGCTCATGGCATTGGCCTTCCTCACCCAAACCTTCTACTACATACCTAAGTGCACGCTGGCGTCCATCATCATAGCAGCCATGATATCGCTGGTGGAGCTCCACAAGATTGCGGACATGTGGAAGTCGAAGA AGAAAGATCTGTTCCCGTTTTTAGTCACAATTATCACCTGCATGTTCTGGAGCCTGGAGTATGGCATTCTCTGCGGCATTGCCGCCAACATGGTCTACATTCTGTACAGCAGTGCGCGTCCCCAGGTCTACGTAAGATTGGAGAAG ATAAATGGACACGAGGTGAGCGTGGTGGATGTAAAGCAGAAGCTCGACTATGCCTCCGCGGAGTATCTAAAGGAGAAGGTGGTTCGCTTCCTGAACCAACAGAACGGTGAAACTAGTCTGGTCGTGATCAAAGGCGAGGAGATCAATTCCATCGATTACACAGTCGCCATG AACATTGTCTCCCTGAAGGAGGATCTGGACGCCCTCAACTGTGCTCTCATCTGCTGGAAGTGGAACATTGCCTCCGCCGGCGTCGTTTGCCGACTCAAGAACGATATTCGCCCCATCTTCAAGTTTGATCAGACTCTCGAGGAGCTGGTGGCCTCCCACTTCGACAGTCCTTCCAACTCAGCCTCGACGGTGTCGATTGAGGCCTAG
- the LOC108159576 gene encoding sodium-independent sulfate anion transporter isoform X1 — protein sequence MRADEDHLYREQLPSVGTLISDSGRKLCRPATITNKFPIFQWLPRYPIEYVMQDFIAGFTVGLTTIPQAIAYGVVAGLEPQYGLYSAFMGCFTYIVFGSCKDVTIATTAIMALMVNQYATISPDYAVLVCFLAGCIVLLLGLLNMGVLVRFISIPVITGFTMAAATTIGSAQINNIVGLSSPSNDLLPSWKNFFTHLPSIRKWDALLGVSSLIFLLFMKQVKDIKWGNRIFWKYLALSRNALAVIFGTFLAYILSRDGNQPFRVTGNITAGVPPFRLPPFSTTVDGEYVSFGEMISTVGASLGSIPLISILEIVAISKAFSKGKIVDASQEMVALGMCNIMGSFVLSMPVTGSFTRTAVNNASGVKTPLGGAVTGALVLMALAFLTQTFYYIPKCTLASIIIAAMISLVELHKIADMWKSKKKDLFPFLVTIITCMFWSLEYGILCGIAANMVYILYSSARPQVYVRLEKINGHEVSVVDVKQKLDYASAEYLKEKVVRFLNQQNGETSLVVIKGEEINSIDYTVAMNIVSLKEDLDALNCALICWKWNIASAGVVCRLKNDIRPIFKFDQTLEELVASHFDSPSNSASTVSIEA from the exons ATGAGGGCGGACGAGG ATCATCTGTACAGGGAGCAGCTTCCGAGCGTGGGCACTCTGATCAGCGACAGCGGACGGAAGCTGTGTCGCCCGGCGACCATCACCAACAAGTTCCCCATATTCCAATGGCTGCCCCGCTACCCGATCGAGTACGTGATGCAGGACTTCATAGCAGGTTTCACCGTAGGACTCACAACTATACCTCAGGCCATTGCCTATGGGGTGGTGGCGGGCCTGGAGCCACAGTACGGTCTGTACTCGGCTTTCATGGGCTGCTTCACCTACATTGTTTTTGGTTCCTGCAAGGATGTCACAATCG CCACAACCGCCATTATGGCTCTGATGGTCAACCAGTATGCCACCATCAGTCCAGACTACGCTGTGCTAGTGTGCTTCCTGGCCGGTTGCATCGTGCTCCTCCTGGGCCTGCTCAACATGGGAGTGCTGGTGCGCTTTATATCGATACCAGTCATCACAGGCTTCACCATGGCGGCGGCCACCACCATCGGCAGTGCCCAAATTAACAATATAGTCGGCCTCAGCA GTCcatcaaacgatttgttgCCGTCCTGGAAAAATTTCTTCACCCACTTGCCTTCGATTAGAAAATGGGACGCCCTGCTGGGTGTGTCTTCCCTCATATTCCTGCTTTTCATGAAG CAAGTGAAGGACATCAAGTGGGGCAACCGTATATTCTGGAAGTACCTGGCCCTATCGCGCAACGCCTTGGCCGTGATCTTTGGCACGTTCCTTGCCTACATTCTTAGTCGCGATGGAAACCAGCCCTTCCGCGTCACTGGAAACATAACAGCGGGCGTGCCACCCTTTCGACTGCCGCCCTTCAGCACCACCGTCGATGGAGAGTACGTGTCCTTTGGCGAGATGATCAGTACAGTAGGCGCCTCTCTGGGCTCCATACCGCTGATATCGATTCTGGAAATCGTGGCTATATCCAAGGCATTTT CCAAGGGGAAAATAGTGGATGCATCGCAGGAGATGGTGGCCCTGGGCATGTGCAACATTATGGGTAGCTTCGTTCTCTCCATGCCAGTGACGGGCTCATTCACACGCACGGCAGTCAACAATGCCAGTGGAGTGAAGACGCCTCTTGGCGGAGCCGTCACGGGTGCTCTCGTGCTCATGGCATTGGCCTTCCTCACCCAAACCTTCTACTACATACCTAAGTGCACGCTGGCGTCCATCATCATAGCAGCCATGATATCGCTGGTGGAGCTCCACAAGATTGCGGACATGTGGAAGTCGAAGA AGAAAGATCTGTTCCCGTTTTTAGTCACAATTATCACCTGCATGTTCTGGAGCCTGGAGTATGGCATTCTCTGCGGCATTGCCGCCAACATGGTCTACATTCTGTACAGCAGTGCGCGTCCCCAGGTCTACGTAAGATTGGAGAAG ATAAATGGACACGAGGTGAGCGTGGTGGATGTAAAGCAGAAGCTCGACTATGCCTCCGCGGAGTATCTAAAGGAGAAGGTGGTTCGCTTCCTGAACCAACAGAACGGTGAAACTAGTCTGGTCGTGATCAAAGGCGAGGAGATCAATTCCATCGATTACACAGTCGCCATG AACATTGTCTCCCTGAAGGAGGATCTGGACGCCCTCAACTGTGCTCTCATCTGCTGGAAGTGGAACATTGCCTCCGCCGGCGTCGTTTGCCGACTCAAGAACGATATTCGCCCCATCTTCAAGTTTGATCAGACTCTCGAGGAGCTGGTGGCCTCCCACTTCGACAGTCCTTCCAACTCAGCCTCGACGGTGTCGATTGAGGCCTAG
- the LOC108159576 gene encoding sodium-independent sulfate anion transporter isoform X3 → MRADEDHLYREQLPSVGTLISDSGRKLCRPATITNKFPIFQWLPRYPIEYVMQDFIAGFTVGLTTIPQAIAYGVVAGLEPQYGLYSAFMGCFTYIVFGSCKDVTIATTAIMALMVNQYATISPDYAVLVCFLAGCIVLLLGLLNMGVLVRFISIPVITGFTMAAATTIGSAQINNIVGLSSPSNDLLPSWKNFFTHLPSIRKWDALLGVSSLIFLLFMKQVKDIKWGNRIFWKYLALSRNALAVIFGTFLAYILSRDGNQPFRVTGNITAGVPPFRLPPFSTTVDGEYVSFGEMISTVGASLGSIPLISILEIVAISKAFSKGKIVDASQEMVALGMCNIMGSFVLSMPVTGSFTRTAVNNASGVKTPLGGAVTGALVLMALAFLTQTFYYIPKCTLASIIIAAMISLVELHKIADMWKSKKKDLFPFLVTIITCMFWSLEYGILCGIAANMVYILYSSARPQVYVRLEKINGHEVSVVDVKQKLDYASAEYLKEKVVRFLNQQNGETSLVVIKGEEINSIDYTVAMVSL, encoded by the exons ATGAGGGCGGACGAGG ATCATCTGTACAGGGAGCAGCTTCCGAGCGTGGGCACTCTGATCAGCGACAGCGGACGGAAGCTGTGTCGCCCGGCGACCATCACCAACAAGTTCCCCATATTCCAATGGCTGCCCCGCTACCCGATCGAGTACGTGATGCAGGACTTCATAGCAGGTTTCACCGTAGGACTCACAACTATACCTCAGGCCATTGCCTATGGGGTGGTGGCGGGCCTGGAGCCACAGTACGGTCTGTACTCGGCTTTCATGGGCTGCTTCACCTACATTGTTTTTGGTTCCTGCAAGGATGTCACAATCG CCACAACCGCCATTATGGCTCTGATGGTCAACCAGTATGCCACCATCAGTCCAGACTACGCTGTGCTAGTGTGCTTCCTGGCCGGTTGCATCGTGCTCCTCCTGGGCCTGCTCAACATGGGAGTGCTGGTGCGCTTTATATCGATACCAGTCATCACAGGCTTCACCATGGCGGCGGCCACCACCATCGGCAGTGCCCAAATTAACAATATAGTCGGCCTCAGCA GTCcatcaaacgatttgttgCCGTCCTGGAAAAATTTCTTCACCCACTTGCCTTCGATTAGAAAATGGGACGCCCTGCTGGGTGTGTCTTCCCTCATATTCCTGCTTTTCATGAAG CAAGTGAAGGACATCAAGTGGGGCAACCGTATATTCTGGAAGTACCTGGCCCTATCGCGCAACGCCTTGGCCGTGATCTTTGGCACGTTCCTTGCCTACATTCTTAGTCGCGATGGAAACCAGCCCTTCCGCGTCACTGGAAACATAACAGCGGGCGTGCCACCCTTTCGACTGCCGCCCTTCAGCACCACCGTCGATGGAGAGTACGTGTCCTTTGGCGAGATGATCAGTACAGTAGGCGCCTCTCTGGGCTCCATACCGCTGATATCGATTCTGGAAATCGTGGCTATATCCAAGGCATTTT CCAAGGGGAAAATAGTGGATGCATCGCAGGAGATGGTGGCCCTGGGCATGTGCAACATTATGGGTAGCTTCGTTCTCTCCATGCCAGTGACGGGCTCATTCACACGCACGGCAGTCAACAATGCCAGTGGAGTGAAGACGCCTCTTGGCGGAGCCGTCACGGGTGCTCTCGTGCTCATGGCATTGGCCTTCCTCACCCAAACCTTCTACTACATACCTAAGTGCACGCTGGCGTCCATCATCATAGCAGCCATGATATCGCTGGTGGAGCTCCACAAGATTGCGGACATGTGGAAGTCGAAGA AGAAAGATCTGTTCCCGTTTTTAGTCACAATTATCACCTGCATGTTCTGGAGCCTGGAGTATGGCATTCTCTGCGGCATTGCCGCCAACATGGTCTACATTCTGTACAGCAGTGCGCGTCCCCAGGTCTACGTAAGATTGGAGAAG ATAAATGGACACGAGGTGAGCGTGGTGGATGTAAAGCAGAAGCTCGACTATGCCTCCGCGGAGTATCTAAAGGAGAAGGTGGTTCGCTTCCTGAACCAACAGAACGGTGAAACTAGTCTGGTCGTGATCAAAGGCGAGGAGATCAATTCCATCGATTACACAGTCGCCATGGTAAGTCTTTGA
- the LOC108158027 gene encoding WD repeat-containing protein 5 — MMSAGNETNVSTYLRPKGDDAAKMSSLCAASAAATVPTTLAASGQGDEYVFKMPMPPGAAAKNKPNYRIIKGATAGHLSSVSSVKFSADGDYLVSASADRLLKLWDVRTIQSYQTLAGHEKGINEVVCAQNGKLIVSCGDDKMVKLWDSNSNSCVMTMQGHLNCVFCCCFNPQTNLILSASFDGLVHLWDLRTGRILKRLAAHGDPITSVDFNRTGSHFITSSHDGFIRMWESATFHLVKTLLTDDDNPVVGHAKFSPNGKYILSSTFDNTHKLWNYEKSKVLRRYTGHKNECYCLTANFSVTGGMWIVSGSEDKSLCIWSLQTNKLVQKIDTNGDLVICTDCHPKENIIATGSLEKPFTVKTWKSCE; from the coding sequence ATGATGTCTGCAGGAAACGAGACTAATGTGTCTACATATCTGCGACCGAAAGGTGATGATGCTGCCAAAATGTCTTCACTTTGTGCAGCTTCGGCTGCAGCTACTGTTCCAACTACATTAGCTGCTTCCGGTCAAGGAGATGAGTACGTCTTCAAGATGCCAATGCCGCCAGGCGCTGCTGCCAAGAATAAACCCAACTACCGCATCATCAAGGGCGCAACGGCAGGCCACTTAAGCAGCGTCTCATCGGTAAAGTTCAGCGCGGATGGCGATTATCTGGTAAGCGCATCCGCAGACCGTTTGCTCAAGTTGTGGGATGTACGCACGATCCAAAGTTATCAGACGCTGGCAGGACACGAGAAGGGCATCAACGAGGTAGTGTGTGCACAGAATGGAAAACTTATCGTCAGTTGCGGCGACGACAAAATGGTAAAGCTATGGGACTCGAATAGCAACAGTTGCGTCATGACCATGCAGGGACATTTAAACTGTGtattctgctgctgcttcaatCCGCAAACAAATCTCATTTTGTCTGCCAGTTTCGATGGTTTGGTGCACTTGTGGGATCTCCGAACTGGCAGGATTCTCAAGAGATTGGCCGCTCATGGGGATCCCATTACATCTGTGGACTTTAACCGCACCGGCAGTCACTTCATTACGAGCAGCCACGACGGATTCATACGAATGTGGGAATCCGCCACCTTCCACCTCGTGAAGACGCTCTTGACTGACGACGACAACCCCGTGGTGGGGCATGCAAAGTTCTCGCCCAACGGCAAATACATACTGAGCTCCACCTTTGACAACACCCACAAATTGTGGAATTACGAAAAGTCAAAGGTTCTGCGCAGGTATACCGGACACAAGAATGAGTGCTACTGCCTGACCGCCAACTTCTCGGTAACGGGCGGGATGTGGATTGTTTCGGGCAGTGAGGACAAATCGCTATGCATCTGGAGCCTGCAGACAAATAAGCTGGTCCAGAAGATTGACACCAACGGCGACTTGGTTATTTGCACCGACTGTCATCCAAAGGAGAACATCATTGCCACTGGTTCCCTTGAGAAGCCCTTCACCGTCAAGACATGGAAGAGCTGTGAATAA
- the LOC108159607 gene encoding larval serum protein 2, which produces MKSFTAIAVISVALLALGCHAKHIESKVADKDFLGKQKFVFDMLQHIYQDDVFVSEYPATYAEYKPWDHVGDYHHPELLEHFFELWQHHPFHDDQVWSVMYERHEEYAVGLVRLFYFAKNWETFQHAVFWARQHVNKQLFVYAFTVVTIARDDMQGIILPAHYEIHPWSFFGGQTLEMAEHYKMHGFHHVKKMDNIYNVVLKSNYSNHYGNLNYDHELAYFLEDVGFNSFYYYYNLDYPFWTKGSEHHVLNKDRRGELYLYTHWQLLARWYLERLSNDMGEVPTFNMYEPVASGYYSALRSYNGVPDWHRDNHHSFYHEHNIEHIQEVELYTQRVMDWIHKNEKFDVEVINQLGNIIQGNADSIDKKFYGSLDKEYRHIVNGGHQVGKHYESFPGRFMHYDTSLRDPLFYEVYKNLVGHYWHLMETFPEYKKHDYEFEGVKIDAVHMPESLTTYFEYFDADISNAVNVEPVVMDSHDSLYSFGRNSHYNGVSYVIKARQHRLNHKPFEFTLDVSADKAQDAIVKVFIGPKYDEHGHVIPLEHNYQNFFELDHFKVHLDAGVTHIKRNSGDFFIWVNDRTTYLELYQKLMDASVSDYKFKLDQSEAHCGVPNRMMLPKGKKGGQVYQFFYMVYPFHETAVAQYTGYDPIISCGIGHGSRYVDALPFGFPFNRPVKHDYYFDVHNFKFFDVKIFHRDEHTNVA; this is translated from the coding sequence ATGAAGTCGTTCACGGCGATCGCAGTTATTTCGGTGGCACTGCTGGCACTTGGCTGCCATGCCAAGCATATTGAGTCGAAAGTGGCCGACAAGGACTTCCTGGGAAAACAAAAGTTTGTCTTCGACATGCTGCAGCACATCTACCAGGACGATGTTTTTGTCAGTGAGTACCCTGCCACCTACGCCGAATACAAGCCATGGGATCATGTGGGCGACTACCATCACCCCGAGTTGTTGGAGCATTTCTTCGAGCTCTGGCAGCACCATCCTTTCCATGACGATCAGGTGTGGTCCGTGATGTACGAGCGCCATGAGGAATACGCTGTCGGTCTGGTGCGCCTCTTCTACTTTGCCAAGAACTGGGAAACCTTCCAACACGCTGTCTTCTGGGCCCGCCAGCACGTGAACAAGCAGCTGTTTGTTTACGCCTTCACCGTTGTCACCATCGCCCGCGACGACATGCAGGGCATCATCCTGCCGGCTCACTACGAGATCCATCCCTGGAGCTTCTTCGGCGGCCAGACCCTGGAGATGGCTGAGCACTACAAGATGCACGGCTTCCACCACGTGAAGAAAATGGACAACATCTACAATGTGGTGCTCAAGTCGAACTACTCGAACCATTACGGCAACCTCAACTACGATCACGAGCTGGCATACTTCCTGGAGGATGTTGGTTTCAACAGCTTCTACTACTACTACAACCTCGACTACCCGTTCTGGACCAAGGGTTCGGAGCACCATGTGCTGAACAAGGACCGTCGCGGAGAGCTCTACCTGTACACCCACTGGCAGCTGCTCGCCCGCTGGTATCTGGAGCGACTGTCCAACGACATGGGCGAGGTGCCCACATTCAACATGTACGAACCGGTCGCCTCCGGCTACTACAGCGCCCTTCGCAGCTACAATGGCGTTCCCGACTGGCACCGCGACAACCACCACAGCTTCTACCATGAGCACAACATCGAGCACATCCAGGAAGTTGAGCTTTATACACAGCGTGTGATGGACTGGATTCACAAAAACGAGAAATTCGATGTGGAGGTGATCAACCAGCTGGGAAATATCATTCAGGGAAATGCGGACAGCATTGACAAGAAGTTCTACGGTAGCCTGGACAAGGAGTACCGTCACATCGTGAACGGAGGACACCAAGTCGGCAAGCACTACGAGAGCTTCCCCGGCCGTTTCATGCACTACGACACGTCGCTCCGCGACCCCCTGTTCTACGAAGTGTACAAGAACCTGGTCGGCCACTATTGGCACCTCATGGAGACCTTCCCCGAGTACAAGAAACACGACTACGAATTCGAGGGCGTCAAGATCGATGCCGTTCACATGCCCGAGAGCCTTACCACCTACTTCGAGTACTTCGATGCCGACATCAGCAATGCTGTTAATGTTGAGCCCGTTGTTATGGATAGCCACGATAGCCTGTATTCCTTCGGACGCAACTCACACTACAACGGTGTGAGCTACGTGATCAAGGCGCGCCAGCATCGCCTGAACCACAAGCCCTTCGAATTCACCCTGGACGTCAGCGCCGACAAGGCCCAGGATGCCATTGTGAAGGTTTTCATTGGACCCAAATACGACGAGCACGGACACGTCATCCCACTCGAGCACAACTACCAGAACTTCTTCGAGCTGGACCACTTCAAGGTCCATCTGGATGCCGGCGTCACTCACATCAAGCGCAACAGCGGCGACTTCTTCATCTGGGTCAACGATCGCACCACCTACCTGGAGCTGTACCAAAAGCTGATGGATGCCTCCGTCAGCGATTACAAGTTCAAGTTGGATCAGTCTGAGGCCCACTGCGGTGTCCCCAACCGTATGATGCTGCCAAAGGGCAAGAAGGGCGGCCAGGTCTACCAGTTCTTCTACATGGTCTATCCCTTCCATGAGACTGCCGTGGCCCAGTACACCGGCTACGATCCAATCATCAGCTGCGGCATTGGTCACGGATCCCGCTATGTGGATGCGTTGCCCTTCGGTTTCCCCTTCAATCGCCCAGTGAAGCACGATTACTACTTCGATGTGCACAACTTCAAGTTCTTCGACGTGAAGATCTTCCACCGTGACGAGCACACCAATGTGGCCTAG